In the genome of Channa argus isolate prfri chromosome 8, Channa argus male v1.0, whole genome shotgun sequence, the window AGCACACAAGTGTACACCAGATACACTTAAATCCTTGGTTATGTGCTAGAGCAGATGATGAATCTGTCGAACTAAgccatatttgttcatttgaatGTCTCTTCCCTTACTGCCATTGGAAAAGAACGAGAGGGGACTAATGACCTTTGAAAGTGTCTGCCAAGAGCACACCATCCTCTGGTGGAGGCAGGTGGTTCAGGCAGGTTGTCACCATCTGTAGATGCAGTTAGATGCTTCAGCTGCAAATAATAGTTTTATAGAGGTGTGCACGCTTTTTGCACGTTTTAAGAACCAATTAAAAATGGCCAATTACAGTTAGTTAGCAGGAATAACTGCTGCATGTCTGATGTTATATCTATTATGttatagtttaataaaaaacCTAGGATGACAGACACCCTTAGACACACGCAAGGCATTGTTTGTGACTGGATAAGGAGAGGTCTGCAATCACACAGTGGGCCAGGGTAATGATCCACTGCTGCTTTAAACTCTCATATCAAAGCCTTGTTTACAGAAAGGACAGACCAGAgctgacaaacaaaaaacatcttaatCCCATTCTCTTTGGAATGAAGACATGATAATgttctgtacatttttatttccagatcACAGCACAATAACAGATTAATATTTTATCGTGCAGCTTTGCCTACATTCATTTAAAGAGTAAACATGGAGAAACCCAAACATGCAAGAGGTTGATGTAAGTGAAGTGTAAAGACCCATCAGAAAACTTTACAATAAATCCACATGTGCACTGTGCCTTCAGTACCTGCTGCAAAAAATATACTTAAACTGCATCTAATgctctgttttatattttgaacaGTTGGCACATTAACAGTCAGCCACATTGAGGGACTCGTACAGTACTGGCAGAGAACACCATCTGAAGCGTTCTGCTTCCAGTAGGCATTTAGACTGTATGTTCTTCTCTGTATTTGCAATTTCATAATCACTCTCTGTGACCCATCATGGGTTCTTTATGGTATTATTCATCCTCACTTAGCTTATGTAATGAGGGTATAGGGAGGCTTGTAGACTTTTGAAGAAGACTTAAGATATATTATAGAAAGCTGAAGAATGGAACTAAACTGGATGGGCAGTTTCTGCTGGATGGAGATGAGTAGAGGGACAGGAATGAGAGGGAAGATACAGAAATAAAGGGCTGATAGTGGAGGAATTGATGTGAGCTGGCTTCAGGGTTAAAAGACAAGGATCAGAAGCTCACTGAATAGATTTGTTTGCCATGTATTGCTTGCCAGGCACTTAGTGCTGCCTGCCAGCAATTTTcgttcatgtgtgtttgtgtgtgagatagCCAGAAAAAGCAGACATTCTTGCAAAGTAGTGCATAACCTCTCTTCTGGAACTACCAGCACTAAAGGTGTCTGTTTAATTACTTGCTCCGTTTTCCACTTTTATTTACTCTCTTATGCTCATCCTTTATCTCCTTTCTCTTTGACTTGCTCTTTCTTGTTCTTCCTGCACTCAAGTACTCATATTATTCAGATGTACTTCAGAGAGTCCTGTTTTCAGGGCGTTGCTTTCTCCATTGTCCAGGTTTTTGAGATAAACTCTctactgtgtgtgagtgtgaaaatatgtagtgtttttttcttagGGTAACCAGATCTttcccccaaaaaaaaaaaacaggagctCAAAGCACAGTGTTTGTCTTCTGTTAGTTGGTTTGTTGAATCTGACACCCACTATTGTCAATGTGTGGAGTGtagttaaaacatttctcacatAGACTTGATAGTACAAAGTTGCTCACCCCCCCTCACGGTTCCACCATTAGCAGATTGTATGaatttacattaattatttatttttccttctctttctcctttctttctaGGCCCTTCACCAGTTGTACTATGATCCCAATATAGAAAACAAGAATCTGGCACAAAAATGGCTAATGCAGGCTCAAGTCTCGCCTCAGGCCTGGCAGTTTTGCTGGGCCCTACTGAGCCCAGATAAGGTACTTCTGATTTCTTTTCTACAGTACATACCAGAGTGATACACACATAGTGCTTTTGTATGCTCTTAGGAACAAAGGTACATTAGGCTTTCTCAGAAAAGAAATTTCTTACCTGTCAAGTAAATTGGAAACCTGGTTTCTGTAATCGGAGTAGAAGATTAACGAAACTTGATTTCCGCAGTTAGATTTAGAGTATGCAAATTTTTCTGCCATGTAAAGTTTatgcataaccaggtttcttattAGTTTCTACAACAGCACATGTGCGAGGCTTGGACAGGGAAAGCCGCAGATTGAACAGCTAAGAGCAATGCtggctcatttttaaaataagtcagaggctGAGGATAAGGCTGAGATTATTCATACTGTATGCTgcatgtttttacacatttacagtaacccAGTTAATGAAGTGCATTTCAATGCAGAATGGTTAGTGAAGTTTGCATCTGTCTCTTAATCTTTCACAGGTGCCAGAGATTCAGTACTTTGGTGCTAGTGCACTTCACACTAAGATTTCTCGCTACTGGTCAGACATCCCCACAGATCAGTATGAGTCTTTGAAGACCCAGCTGTTCTCCCAGATTGCCTGTTTCTCTTCTGGCTCCAAAATGGTTCTTACCCGGCTGTGTGTGGCCCTGGCCTCTCTGGCACTCAACACAATGCCTGAGGCCTGGCCTGGTGCAGTGGCAGAGATGGTTCGGGTGTTCcaggaagagggaggaggggtgGATGGACGGGCACGCTGCATGGCATTACTGGAGCTACTCACCGTCCTGCCCGAGGAATTCCAGACTAGCCGTTTACCGCAATATCGAAAGGGACAGGTATGTCTGCAGCTACAACCTTCTCCTACTTCTGCAGGTGGTGATGGCTACCTCTCtattttgaggttttgtttgtttttattaatcagtAGATATCAAACTTAAGTACTTACCAAGAACTGACTGAAATGTGTCTCCTGCACACTGTTGAAAATTGTGAAATTGTACAAGCTAGTGAtatatggtttaaaaaaagtaaaaaaaaaagtgggcaTATTCCAAAAAGTTGGATTTTGGAATACCAAACTGGTGTTGGAATAAATCATCTTACTGgtgactataaaaaaaaaaaaaacccagctgtaAGGCACCCATATAGAAAAATTTTACATGATAGCCACTCATACACACTAAGAGAAGAACATATCAAGCTAGTGATACAGTAGCAGTCTAACCCTTGTTATCATCCACCCTCTAGGTTCGGGGTGCTTTGGGTCGGGAGTGGGGGTCAGTGTGTCCCTTACTTCAGCAACTGCTGCGACGGACAGACAGCCCAGGGCCCGTGAAAGCTCGCGTGCTGCGTTGCCTGTCATCCTGGGTGCTGCTCGATGTGCCTCTCAGCGAGAGCGAAGGCCTGGTGCACGACTGCTTTAGTGCCCTGTCTGACCCGGAGCTTTTTGACACTGCGGTGGAGGCAATAGTAAATGCTATCTCACAGCCTGACTCCCAAAGGTGTGTATAATAAATGTATGccagtgtgtgttcacacaggCAGGCTAAAGCAAAAGAAAGTCAGAAGaaaggaataataataatatggtaTGAGTGCTTGACATGGCagtaactgtaaaaataaacaaccaaGATGAAGGTAAAGGAAAGAGTCAGTGGAAGaataaggaggaaaaaaatctgttagtCAAGTGGAGGAAACAGATCGAGTGGGAACTTGAAGGGAAACAGGAAGGGATGGAGGATGGAAGGGCGGGATTGATACAGGGTAAGTTGACAGCTAGGGGGAGGAGAACGGCATTTCTCGGTTGGCTGGCGTTGCTATGGTTACAGAGCTAGGGAGAGATGTCATCATGCCCTGGTTGATTCATACATAGCAGGCACCCATTACCCCTCCCATACAGatagggaaagagagagaaggtggGGGTGATGGGACATTGCAAAGAGAATAAAGGGCGCTAAGAGAAGGAGGAGTAGAAGTTTGCaagaataaaatacttttttctccaTACTGTACCTCTTCAGATGTCACAGATGGGTGGAGGGTTGCATCTGTGCAGTTGATGCTGACAAGTTGGTTTAACTACAGAAATAATGCTGAGCAGATGGTGAGAAAATGATTATTAGTTGTGGAGTTGCAGGTAGAACATCCCCACTCAGCAAGTGTTGCTGGGCTCCAGGATAGACTACATTAGAGATGGGGCCCTTCTGatttcttttctacagtgcaTACCAGTTCTTTGTACTATTGTCCACCTTTTTTCAAtacaatttctttcatttttattgtcgTTATGGCTCACATCCCCTTGTCATGTGCATGTTTGGCACTGTGTTTGTCAGGCTCTCCCAAAAGTCTTGACAGTCTCATTAGTTGCTTCTcttgagaaaacacatggaaTCTGTTTTTTGCCAATGTATTGTGCAGTTTATGGGCCTAGTTGGAGATACACTGGATTTATTGTGGCTGGACCTACGTTCTAAGAGCAAAACTGTTGGAAAACCAAGCTTAATGGAGTCAAAACCCGAATTTTTGTCTTCcatctttgtttatttcatcTATTTTTATGCCTCTTTTTTgtgctcttcttttttcccttcctcttctctcaccaTCACTAAGCCCTCCTCCctttctcttgttctctctctgtttaaACACATTATAGTCAACTCATTTGGGGGGATGCTATTGGTCCAGCTGCATCCTGTTGCCAGGCAACCTATTTCCCCTGTCTCAGAGTGTTGCAGTAATTGAAGAGGGGATCAGAGGTGGGGAGCAGGATAAAAAATGGGGGCTGGAGGGAGAGAATAAAGGAGGAGCTAGGGCAGGGAgcaaaagaggagaggacaggcAGCTATGAGTTACAGGAGAGGACACTGCAGCAGAATGTCTCAGTGGAATCGCCAGAATTCCATCTCTTATGAGTGAAATGGGAGAAAAGCATACAATTCCATTCTGCCCTTTTAATCGCATTACATACACAAGAAGTCCTCTTTTCTTGAGCTAAGAGTGCATGACCTGAATCTGCAAAGCACCTTGTTAAAATTGAATGATCTTCTGAGTGCAGTCTGCcattcacacaaatacacacacacagacacactcacacacagacagtcactcactcactcagagGTAAGTGCAGGCAGTCCCAGTGCTGCTCTCACAGAGTTACTCAGACAACAGAACACAGAGgataatacacacacaggtaTGTGCTTATTAGATGGAGGCTAGATTCATAAACATCACATTTCAGGCCGGGTGGAGTTCTCTCCAGAGAAGGCTGAATCAGTGTGGGCTGCTGGGTAGGGGACTTGGCTTCGTAATGCAGGAGCATAGATCTGGCTTCATAGCTCATAAGAGGACCTGAGGGAAATTAGAATAGAAAATGCTTCCCTGAAATGGGGTAAGAGATGCATTTAACCTGCAGAGCAGAGGGTGCTTATCAGCAGCATGTTCTTAGGTTATTACTCTTGTGTTAGGTATTACATTAATGCTGAAACAATTAGTAAACTAATCAATgaacaaaaaatacttttcataTTTCAGTAAAGCAACTATACTATAACCATATACCATAGCATTCCATAGTTTCAGATTTTTCCAATATCAACATttgctcctttttatttttatatattttgaataaaaaagtattaGGGTTTGGACCtgaaaaaaatatgcattttactttaatttacttaCTATTTACTTTAGATAATTGAGATGGCTCTTTTTACTATTATTTGACAGAGAACCAGGGCTCGACATTAATGTCGACTTTAATCTCTGATATCAGGTAAATCTGACGAGTtcattaattgttttatttcatgctGCACTTACAAACTTGCAAACAAAACTCTATTAAGCATTAATAATGTAAAGATCTGCCAACATAgcccttttatccaaagggcttctgcttctcattcagccattcacacacgcacagtgatggctgccatgcaaggtgctcacctggcCCCCGGCAGAAACTTGGGGTTCGGTGTTTTGCCCAAGAACAATTTGACACATAGCCTGGAGGGAGTGGGAGACTGAACCTGTGGTTCggggacgactgccttaccagctgagctacagttgCCCCAGGCTTCACCATGTTTACCATGTTCACCCTGTTTTGCCTGACGCAAAACCTTACATTTGCTTAATGAAGTCTTACGTGTCCTTCAGCCACTTTTACAGAGATGAGCTCTCTGCCAGTCAAATTTAGACCTTATGAATGTAGCAAATTATCTGTTTTGTTAACAAAGCGATTATTTTGCTTATCGTTGAGCGCTTATCTATGCTATTTCTGGTTAAAACAGGCATAAAAGCCTTCAAACTTCCCCCCTCTGATTTTAAATACGTCCAGTAAACGATTGTGCCTAAATGTGAAGAGAATTGATGACCAAAGCTCAACACCTCTCTAAAAAATGATGTGTCAACTTCACCGTTAAAGTTAAAACGTTAAAAATTCCCACAATCCTTTCTAATAGCCTAGCTACACCTGCCCTggcttttaacatttgttttctaaatataattttgaaaagtagaaattattattacattctgcattttccattttggaCTTAGCTACTCGCCAATAGGCAAGAGGTTGAATAAGCTTAATGTCAAGCTCTAATGAAAAATTACATGGttaggaaggaaaaaaaaaagaacacataacaacaaacaaacaacatatcagttgATAATGTAATTAATGCTTCATCCACTTGTAACCTTACATAAGATCTTAGGAGAAATCCAATGAAATAGTCTTTTTTTAGGTtgatctgtttatttatttttatttatttattttaacaaaactgtACATTGACGAATATTCAACAGCCTACACCCACGTCCTTATTGATGTTTTTACAAAAGATCAGTCATTGCCAGCATACCACAAAAGCCCCCTAAGACTGACATGCATGTTAAATGGTTTAGAATTACAGCATTCGCATATGCAGCATGATCACCTCAGTGACATTTAGGCACACACCAGTGCATAGGCACATCCTTTATCGACAAATGGTACTCCTTCATTAACGGTTATTAAGGATGACAGGAGGATGTTGTCTGTTATTGTCACAGATCAAAACCTGTGTTGAGGAGTGTGTCTTAAGTGAGTGTACTTATGTCTAAGCGAGTTTGTGCGTGCCTATGTTAggacatgtgtgtgtattaggaATTAGAAATGGCTGAGACAGCAGGAAGAGGACAGAATAATAACTGACAGCAGCACAGCTCTAAGCAGGGGCTTTGAATAGCTTTTCTGGTTCCCTGGTAGATGTGTGGGTTTTTAGGGGTGGGTGTGCTGGCTCAGAGGTTGACTGACTTGGACTGAGATTTGATTTGAAATAAGTGCGTATCTTtagaagcagaaataaatacatcCAACTAGCTATGAGCAATCTGAGtcagtttcattttcacaatTGCAGGCTAACTGGCTGTGCATGTGATTTCCTTAGTTGTCCGTCACCATGTCTGGTTTTAACTCAGGGTTTTTTGTTCAATTTGACTCATAACTATCAATtctggtgtttttctgtttgtgtgtctgtgtttgtgtgtctattgTAGATATGTGAATACTTTGCTGAAACTAGTTCCTCAAGTGCTGGCCCTCCAGGAGCAGCTCAGAGAGGCTGTTCAGAATGGAGATATGGAGACCTGCCATGGTATCTGCCGGATCGCTGTCACACTAGGAGAGAACCACTccaggtgggtgtgtgtgtttatccctAAGTGCTCATTTCAGTCAGTTTTTCACTAGGtctatataaatttaaaaaaatactatagTGCGTTTATCttcataattaaataattatcgGTAATCGGAAGATGTTCTTCAATCTGCTGACAATAACCCATATTAGGTCTTAAACTTCCACtatgtttttatctgtttctgtgtCACAGAGGTGCAAGTTTATGGACAGCTGTGTAATCACACTTTCTCTTTTCCCTTATACCCACATCTCTCACTAGGACTTTGTTGGAGCAGGTGGATCACTGGCAGAGCTTCCTGGCTTTAGTCAACATGATTATGTTTTGTACAGGCATCCCTGGCCATTACCCAGTCAATGAAACTACCAGCTCCCTTACACTCACCTTCTGGTACACACTACAAGTAAGGAAATCTTACTTGTAGTGATCTTAtgtcatattttaatgtaatatagATGTGGGGTTCTGTAAGTTAGACAAACGAGTCACTGTACGTTTTGCAAAATTGCATGATTTACACACCACTTTACAAAATAAGCTTTGCTCATTGTGTATTGGAAAGTCTTTAGGAGGATTTGTAAAAACAGTAACATGTACTCTCCCTACACATTCTTACCAGAGAAATGTGCCACTTGCTGGTATCTCACTGGCCTTTGTCAGCAGTTTCaaataatgaaatgtgacaGCTTGAACGAAAGGTTTTCTCCTCACATAACGATCAATTTCTTGGTTTATGAGTTTGCAATATAGTGTTACAGACAATacataaaaagtgttttattataaGTATAGTATAAGTGTTAAATAATAATCTGTTATTTACATTAATGTCCTAATGTCTTAATAACCTCTTAGTGGCGAAATAGTAAGCAAGCTATGCCACATGAATTTcatttgtgcataaaaaaaCGTGCATAAATTTTTCCTTATTCTTCACTTCTCAGGATGAAATCATGTCGTTTGAGTCTGATAAGCAGGCAGTGTATCTGCAGGTCTACAGGCCTGTGTATTTTCAGTTGGTGGATGTTCTGCTACACAAAGCCCAGTTCCCATCTGACCAGGAGTATGCATCCTGGTCCTCAGATGAGAAAGAACAGTTCAGAATCTACAGGTTTGTTCAgtgcatttgtatgtgtgaCCAATTCTCTATGTATTGTATGTGCCTGTTTGTGCTGTGCAATTGTTTCCACATAGCCTGGATGTCTCAAAAATGACTTGCTGACAGGGTGATTGGTCAGCAAATGAGTGTGTTTTCCTCTAATGTGCTCTCACTGGACTGgcagctgaaaagacaaaaccttTGTGGCACATAAAACAACAGACAACAAAATTGTGtgccttttattaaaaaaaaaaaaaaaaatgcatgtgcaTGTCTGTCCTTCAGGGTGGATATCTCAGACACTCTCATGTACGTGTATGAAATGCTGGGAGCCGAGCTGCTGAGTAACCTCTATGATAAACTAGGAAGACTGTTGACTAATGCAGAGCAGCCCATGTCATGGCAGGtgggtgagacacacacacacacacacacacacacacacacacacacacacacacacacacacagttaagcaggagaaaatgtgaagcattttatgtttctttgaTCATTGCCCAGAAGCCAATAATCACATATATTTCCATATCGTAATTATGTCAATATGTTGTGGAAGTGTAGTGTGCTGTGATTTGTTTCATACTTTTAAACCTCTAAAATGCACACACTCAAATTAAACTAACAAgttaaagttaagttaaaatgtatatattaacaGGACTTAACCACGCTTATGATGATTTTGGGTTATTCTCGCTCCACATGGTTCATTTTATATTTCCATTTATAGTGAGTGAATTGATAGTATATTAATAGTGAGCCTGCTGAGCATCTTTCCTGGAATCACTGAGCAGAAAAATTTTGCTTGGTATCTTTTGTTTGGTGTTGGGACCACCAGATGCCGTTTGTTGGCAAACTGCAGTGGACAAGAGGGACTGTATCCCTGGGTTTCATAGCCCCATCAACAAGGCATTGGCGTAATTGAGACAAGATATGACTTATGTCTGCactgatgcattttattttaacttttgtgttAGAACAAGAATTGAGTTTGTGATTGCACCTTGCACCTTTTTTGATAACTCCTGCTTACAAATAAACTATTTGCATTTTCCTTCTCCAGCACACTGAAGCTTTGCTGTACGGATTCCAGTCCATAGCAGAGACGATAGATGTGAATTACTCTGATGTCATCCCGGGCCTGATAGGACTCATCCCCAGAATAAACATCAACAATGTCCAGTTAGCAGATACAGTTATGTTCACAATAGGTATGACAAATAAAGTTGTGCCACAGATCTTATACaaccccatttaaaaaaatgttgggacaatgtgtaaaacttaaagaagaagcagaagaaaatgctggaaaagtaatacttacaaaaaaacaacaaatggaggagcatttgacaactaattaggtcagtaacatgactgggtataaaaggaacatttcagagaggtAGTGCCTCTCGactgtaaagatgggcagagatTCACTAATTTGTGACAAACTCCATCTAAAAATtctggaacaatttcagaaaattgtgaagatcccaccatctgcagtatataatatcataaaAAATTCAGAAGAATCTCtttgtgcaagggacaaggccgaaggccAGATCTTCTGTCCCACAGGCGGCActccattaaaaacaagaatgatTCTCTActtgacatcactgcatgggctcaggaacacttccagaaatcactgtctgtgaacacagttcactgtgcaatccacaaatgtaagttaaaactgtatcatgcaaagaagaagccatatgtgaacatgatccagaaaggctgcagtgttcactgggccaaagctcatttaaaatggtctgaggcaaaatggaaaactgctctgtggtcagatgaatcaataTTTGAAATTcctttggaaaccatggatgctgtGTGTGGAATAAAGAGGAgcgggaccatccagcttgttatcagcagactgTTCAAAAGCctccatctctgatggtatggggtttattagtgcctatggcgtgggcagcttacacatcttgGAGGGCAACATCAATGCTTAAAAGTACAACAGACAGCAACATATCCTcacatccagacaatgtctctttcagggaagaccttgcatatttcagcaagacaacactaaaccacatactgaaTCAATCACACCAGCATGGATTTGCAGaggaagagtccgggtgctgaactgccCTGctacagtccagacctttcaccaaagaaaaacatttggcacatcagaaaaattaaaatccatAAACAAAGGCCCAGGGCatttgagcagctagaatcctgcatcagacaagaatgggagaacattcctctcctaaaactccagcaaatgGTGTCCTCAGTTCCCAGATATTTACAgatagttgttaaaagaagaggggatgctacacaaatctcttccaacttttttgtaGATGCCAGTATTTTccatatctcagtttcaacaactaatatgttgtttattttatattgtgaacaaaatatggattgataaaatttgaaaatctttggattctgtttttatttagattacACATTGTCCCCTCTATTTTTGAATTGGGTTTGTAAATGAAGTACAAACTAACAACAGCATATCGCTAAATagattctttttgtttgtttagtaacTTAAATTGTTTCTCATTATCTGAGCTGTTATTTTCCCACTAGGTGCTCTGGCTGAATGGTTAGCAGATCACCCAGTGATGCTCAGCAGTGTCTTACCTTTGGTGCTGCAGGCATTAGGCAATCCAGACCTTTCCGTTTCATCTGTCTCTACACTCAAGAAAATTTGTAGAGAATGTAAATATGACCTGCCACCCTACGCAACCAACATAGTAGCAGTGTCTCAGGTAAGTGCACTTGCCCACTTCCCCTTTTTAGCTGATATAATCTCATCAAGTTTAAGAGGCAATAACAATGAACCTTAattttttgctgccttttaGTGGATAAGActtgatttttcttctttctataAATAGCATTTACACCTTGAAATCTCTGCAGTATCTTTACTGCGTTACTTTTCCTTGATCATTTGAGAAGTTTTTGTTGTACTTTCAAAAAGAATCATcattctgattttgttttttttctaaaggaGGTGCTCATAAAGCAGATCCACAAGGTCAGTGTCTATCTTctcacattctctctctttgtaACTCAGAAATCTAGTTCAGAAATTAACTTTTTATATAGGAGATGCCATGAAGGAATTATGTGACATGTTTACAGTCTGAATAAATGCCATGTTATGTGCTGTCTGTATAGCATAAAACTCTTTAATGACTTCAAGCTCTCTGCTGCCTTTTACTGAAACTAAACCTGCAATTGTCTGCAGACAAGCCAGTGTATGTGGCTGATGCAGGCGCTAGGCTTCCTCCTCTCAGCTCTCCCTGTGGAAGACATCTTAAGAAACCTTCACTCCCTCATCACCCCCTACATTCAGCAATTGGAGAAGCTTGCAGATGAGACGGTGcgtacaaaacacaaacacacacacacacacacacacacacacacacacacacacacagcatgcacACTTGGATTCTGGCCAATAAAAACAGGCCTTATTTCTGTGTGGTGTCACTGCAGTGGAACATTTCTCTGCGGGAACAGATTGGATTTGACCCCGCACATGCACTCcttaatgcaaacaaacacattatagACACACATTATAGCGACACACACAATTCCAGTAAGTCATGTATATGcataaaatcacacaaaataattttttatacagttttaaa includes:
- the LOC137131735 gene encoding importin-13-like → METPGRIAATPDALDFTVENVEKALHQLYYDPNIENKNLAQKWLMQAQVSPQAWQFCWALLSPDKVPEIQYFGASALHTKISRYWSDIPTDQYESLKTQLFSQIACFSSGSKMVLTRLCVALASLALNTMPEAWPGAVAEMVRVFQEEGGGVDGRARCMALLELLTVLPEEFQTSRLPQYRKGQVRGALGREWGSVCPLLQQLLRRTDSPGPVKARVLRCLSSWVLLDVPLSESEGLVHDCFSALSDPELFDTAVEAIVNAISQPDSQRYVNTLLKLVPQVLALQEQLREAVQNGDMETCHGICRIAVTLGENHSRTLLEQVDHWQSFLALVNMIMFCTGIPGHYPVNETTSSLTLTFWYTLQDEIMSFESDKQAVYLQVYRPVYFQLVDVLLHKAQFPSDQEYASWSSDEKEQFRIYRVDISDTLMYVYEMLGAELLSNLYDKLGRLLTNAEQPMSWQHTEALLYGFQSIAETIDVNYSDVIPGLIGLIPRININNVQLADTVMFTIGALAEWLADHPVMLSSVLPLVLQALGNPDLSVSSVSTLKKICRECKYDLPPYATNIVAVSQEVLIKQIHKTSQCMWLMQALGFLLSALPVEDILRNLHSLITPYIQQLEKLADETPNPSNKLAIIHILGLLSNLFTTLDISKQDDESAEGSAPPVKTAPPPPGPNPVVVVLQQVFALIQTVLSKWLNDSQVVEAVCAIFEKSVKTLLHDFAPMVSQLSEMLGQMYSTIPQASALDLTRQMVHIFASETDHFPPIKALFELVTSVTLSIFHQGPRDHPDIVDSFMQLQAQALKRKPDLFLSESLDVKAVFHCGVLSLKFPEAPTVKSTCLYFTELLPHCSDVPPLARVVQEDGKLLVQAVLEGIGGGASRSLMDQFAEVLFSLNKHCFSLLAVWLKEALQPPGFPSSRVTAEQKDNFSQQILRERVNKRRVKDVVKEFTLLCRGLHGTEYAAEY